The Actinomycetota bacterium genome contains a region encoding:
- the rpsB gene encoding 30S ribosomal protein S2 codes for MTVVSMKHLLEAGFHFGHQTRRWNPKMKKYIFTERNGIYIIDLQQTLALIEEAYIFIREMVGRGGTLLFIGTKKQAQEAIRENAIRCGMPYVTNRWLGGTLTNWVTIRRRIEKLKELEELESSGEIEAMPKKQATQVRHQLAKLRRNLEGLRNMESLPGAVFIIDPRKENIALMEARKLEIPVIAVVDTNCDPDLVDYVIPGNDDAIRAANLISRVIANAVLEGYQIRDALQARRREEEERPREPVSVAASDRTGEEAAEAGAGE; via the coding sequence ATGACCGTAGTATCCATGAAACACCTGCTGGAGGCGGGGTTCCACTTCGGTCACCAGACCCGTCGCTGGAACCCCAAGATGAAGAAGTACATCTTCACCGAGCGTAACGGAATCTACATCATCGACCTGCAGCAGACGCTTGCCCTCATCGAGGAGGCCTACATTTTCATCCGCGAGATGGTGGGTAGGGGCGGCACCCTACTCTTCATCGGCACCAAAAAGCAGGCACAGGAGGCCATACGGGAGAACGCCATCCGCTGCGGAATGCCCTACGTCACCAACCGCTGGCTGGGCGGCACCCTCACCAACTGGGTGACCATCAGGCGCAGGATCGAGAAGCTCAAGGAGCTGGAGGAGCTGGAGTCCTCGGGGGAGATCGAGGCCATGCCCAAGAAGCAGGCCACGCAGGTGAGGCACCAGCTGGCCAAGCTGCGCCGCAACCTGGAGGGGCTGCGCAACATGGAGAGCCTTCCGGGCGCGGTCTTCATCATCGACCCGCGCAAGGAGAACATAGCGCTCATGGAGGCGCGCAAGCTGGAGATACCGGTGATCGCGGTGGTGGATACCAACTGTGACCCCGACCTGGTGGATTACGTCATACCAGGCAACGATGACGCCATCCGGGCGGCCAACCTCATCAGCAGGGTTATCGCCAACGCCGTTCTGGAGGGATACCAGATCCGGGATGCCCTGCAGGCGCGCCGCAGGGAAGAGGAAGAGAGGCCGCGCGAGCCCGTTTCGGTGGCCGCCTCCGACCGGACCGGAGAGGAAGCCGCGGAGGCCGGGGCGGGGGAGTGA